A window of the Cystobacter fuscus genome harbors these coding sequences:
- a CDS encoding outer membrane beta-barrel protein has translation MRSLLLSLALLAALFCAAPAHAQFANRSLGLSAGYMNFNNTQSLSETFFIGFDASLYIESGFEVVSLTKLTFPYDPISGQRVVGIAPSLGVRYLFLEESIRPYLGADLSYLHVFKPAGDSNYVGLGPNAGLDFFVSDSISLGVRAQYNFYLALNERVQTSLILSGGAAVYF, from the coding sequence ATGCGCTCGCTTCTCCTCTCCCTCGCCCTGCTGGCCGCCCTCTTCTGCGCGGCTCCCGCACACGCCCAGTTCGCCAACCGCAGCCTGGGCCTGTCGGCGGGCTACATGAACTTCAACAACACGCAGAGCCTCTCCGAGACCTTCTTCATCGGCTTCGACGCCAGCCTCTACATCGAGAGCGGCTTCGAGGTGGTGTCCCTCACGAAGCTCACCTTCCCCTACGATCCCATCAGCGGGCAGCGCGTGGTGGGCATCGCTCCGTCGCTGGGCGTGCGCTACCTCTTCCTGGAGGAGTCCATCCGCCCCTACCTGGGCGCGGACCTGAGCTACCTGCACGTCTTCAAGCCGGCGGGAGACTCCAACTACGTCGGCCTGGGGCCCAACGCGGGGCTGGACTTCTTCGTCTCCGACTCCATCAGCCTGGGCGTCCGGGCCCAGTACAACTTCTACCTGGCGCTCAACGAGCGGGTGCAGACCTCGCTCATCCTCTCCGGGGGCGCGGCCGTCTACTTCTAG
- a CDS encoding RDD family protein: protein MTDTPAPLLDGIHTVLTPEYVEFRFTLAGLYSRFLAWLVDSVLVMVGTSVLLVGLSMGMAAFPGFASALGIVLYFLVDWGYGITLESVWSGQTVGKKLLGLRVIQRSGVRIGFHHAALRNLARPVDRLPLFYLVGGVTALLSGSHQRLGDMLAGTLVVRERRLKLPSAIGVPAGQGLLADPLFVSRVKRLGTEAREAVLSAVLRREELSMEARLRLFSVLGAKLQELLAMEKPAHLSDEKWTLLVAAALLPASGSTPPARGRAVAA from the coding sequence GTGACGGACACGCCCGCCCCCCTCCTCGACGGCATCCATACCGTGCTCACGCCCGAGTACGTGGAGTTCCGCTTCACGCTCGCGGGCCTCTACTCACGCTTCCTCGCGTGGCTGGTGGACTCGGTGCTGGTGATGGTGGGCACGAGCGTGCTGCTCGTGGGGTTGAGCATGGGGATGGCGGCGTTCCCCGGCTTCGCCAGCGCCCTGGGCATCGTCCTCTACTTCCTGGTGGACTGGGGCTACGGCATCACCCTGGAGTCGGTCTGGAGCGGACAGACGGTGGGCAAGAAGCTGCTGGGCCTGCGCGTCATCCAGCGCAGCGGGGTACGCATCGGCTTCCACCATGCCGCGCTGCGCAATCTGGCCCGGCCCGTGGACCGGCTGCCCCTGTTCTACCTGGTGGGCGGCGTGACGGCGCTGCTGTCGGGCTCGCACCAACGGCTGGGGGACATGCTGGCGGGCACGCTGGTGGTGCGCGAGCGCCGGCTCAAGCTGCCCTCGGCCATTGGCGTCCCGGCCGGCCAGGGGCTGCTGGCGGATCCACTGTTCGTCTCGCGGGTGAAGCGCCTGGGCACCGAGGCGCGTGAAGCGGTGCTCTCGGCGGTGCTGCGGCGCGAGGAGCTGAGCATGGAAGCACGTCTGCGGCTCTTCTCCGTGCTCGGCGCGAAGCTCCAGGAGCTGCTGGCCATGGAGAAGCCAGCCCACCTCTCGGACGAGAAGTGGACCCTGCTGGTCGCCGCGGCCCTGCTGCCGGCCTCGGGGAGCACCCCCCCGGCGCGAGGGCGCGCGGTGGCGGCCTAG
- a CDS encoding expansin EXLX1 family cellulose-binding protein, with the protein MHTERLVPDRWLAAPLLLLLAGCGDTNSGGPLLPLGDYQKGLITFYDATGAGNCSFDASPSDLDVAAINIGQYRNSAMCGACAEVEGPLGTLRVRIVDSCPDCPDNGHLDLSRSAFAKIANPVDGRVPVRWRLVTCDTPGPVRYHFKDGSNPWWTAIQVRNHLLPVAKLEAWKNGAWVLLPRESYNYFVDTKGLGSGEIKVRVTSMDGQTLEDTLPGVSAGKTFDGKAQFQAP; encoded by the coding sequence ATGCACACCGAGAGACTCGTTCCTGACCGTTGGCTCGCAGCCCCCCTGTTGTTGCTGTTGGCGGGCTGTGGCGACACGAACTCCGGAGGCCCGCTCCTCCCCCTGGGCGATTACCAGAAAGGACTCATCACCTTCTATGATGCGACGGGCGCGGGCAACTGCAGCTTCGACGCGAGCCCGAGCGACCTGGACGTGGCCGCGATCAACATCGGCCAGTATCGCAACAGCGCGATGTGCGGAGCGTGCGCGGAGGTGGAGGGACCGCTGGGCACCCTGCGCGTGCGCATCGTGGACTCGTGCCCGGACTGCCCCGACAACGGGCATCTGGATCTCAGCCGCTCGGCGTTCGCGAAGATCGCCAACCCGGTGGATGGCCGGGTGCCCGTGCGCTGGCGCCTGGTGACGTGCGACACGCCGGGCCCCGTGCGCTACCACTTCAAGGACGGCAGCAACCCCTGGTGGACGGCCATCCAGGTGCGCAACCACCTGCTGCCCGTGGCGAAGCTCGAGGCCTGGAAGAACGGCGCCTGGGTGTTGCTCCCCCGCGAGAGCTACAACTACTTCGTGGACACCAAGGGCCTGGGCTCGGGGGAGATCAAGGTACGGGTGACGTCGATGGATGGCCAGACGCTGGAGGACACCCTGCCCGGGGTGAGCGCCGGCAAGACCTTCGACGGCAAGGCGCAGTTCCAGGCACCCTGA
- a CDS encoding adenylate/guanylate cyclase domain-containing protein, whose protein sequence is MDATPVSAPEPRRGVSLFTRLFLLILVCALPPLVGLGWKMMDTNALALEELVRHLHRSLVGDVQRSVRGSLSRVEQDLEGIGQLLFAPGLGDDATRFALVGSRVAALGDIDFVTLYAPNGQSVTTVKADEVPVPRIASRLDASLLDTLSSRGHLVVRDVSTGARGGPVLEVFFPIIRDGSPRAILGTQVKLGELCALMGELGERFLGARENVFVVDQHRRLVLHADPARVAAREDFSQHGLFTALSGDASFSTDMAAISDFQLEGQAMLGSLEVLSEHGWAVVVQQPQSVAYASLTEMRRSILAALALAALVALGAGLLGARQLTRPLRDLVAATRALAERAFRGVGERVTRRSDEVGTLGRAFEDMARTLATKERELLSQTQARAALSRYLSPDVVELVVSHPERLRLGGERREVTILFADVVGFTHLSETQPPEIIVALLNELFTFATEIIQRRGGIIDKFIGDCIMAVWGTPQSHEDDAQRAVLAAEDLRRWLDVGNRRWRERWGIEIQLAMGVHTGFAVAGNVGSDKRMDYTVIGDTVNVAARLESMAQPGQILVSEATRERIGDDSVELVPVGERRLHGRSAATRTYEVPL, encoded by the coding sequence ATGGACGCCACGCCCGTGTCTGCTCCGGAGCCCCGCCGGGGCGTCTCGCTGTTCACGCGCCTGTTCCTCCTCATCCTCGTGTGCGCGCTGCCCCCGCTCGTGGGGCTGGGCTGGAAGATGATGGACACCAACGCGCTGGCCCTGGAGGAGCTCGTGCGCCACCTGCACCGCTCCCTCGTGGGGGACGTGCAGCGCTCCGTGCGTGGCTCGCTCTCGCGCGTCGAGCAGGACCTCGAGGGCATCGGCCAGCTCCTCTTCGCGCCCGGCCTGGGGGACGATGCCACGCGCTTCGCCCTCGTCGGCTCGCGGGTGGCCGCCCTGGGCGACATCGACTTCGTCACGCTCTATGCCCCCAACGGCCAGAGCGTGACCACGGTGAAGGCGGACGAGGTCCCCGTTCCCCGAATCGCCTCCCGCCTGGATGCCTCCCTGCTCGACACGCTCTCCTCCCGGGGACACCTGGTGGTGCGCGACGTGAGCACCGGGGCGCGGGGTGGACCCGTGCTCGAGGTGTTCTTCCCCATCATTCGCGACGGCAGCCCGCGCGCCATCCTCGGCACCCAGGTGAAGCTCGGCGAGCTGTGCGCGTTGATGGGGGAGCTGGGCGAGCGCTTCCTCGGCGCGCGCGAGAACGTCTTCGTCGTGGATCAGCACCGGCGGCTCGTGCTCCACGCCGACCCCGCCCGCGTGGCGGCCCGCGAGGACTTCTCCCAACACGGCCTCTTCACGGCGCTCAGTGGCGACGCCTCCTTCTCCACGGACATGGCCGCCATCTCCGACTTCCAGCTCGAGGGTCAGGCGATGCTCGGCTCGCTGGAGGTCCTGTCCGAACATGGCTGGGCGGTGGTGGTGCAGCAGCCCCAGTCCGTGGCCTATGCGTCGCTGACGGAGATGCGCCGCTCCATCCTCGCCGCGCTCGCGCTCGCGGCCCTGGTGGCCCTGGGGGCTGGCCTGCTCGGAGCCCGGCAGCTCACCCGGCCCCTGCGCGATCTCGTCGCGGCGACCCGGGCCCTCGCCGAGCGCGCCTTCCGCGGCGTGGGCGAGCGCGTCACCCGTCGCTCGGACGAGGTGGGCACCCTGGGCCGGGCCTTCGAGGACATGGCGCGCACGCTCGCCACCAAGGAGCGCGAGCTGCTCTCCCAGACCCAGGCGCGCGCCGCCCTCAGCCGCTACCTGTCTCCGGACGTGGTGGAGCTGGTCGTGTCCCATCCCGAGCGCCTGCGGCTCGGGGGCGAGCGCCGCGAGGTCACCATCCTCTTCGCGGACGTGGTGGGCTTCACCCACCTGTCCGAGACCCAGCCCCCGGAGATCATCGTCGCGCTGCTCAACGAGCTGTTCACCTTCGCCACGGAGATCATCCAGCGGCGCGGGGGCATCATCGACAAGTTCATCGGCGACTGCATCATGGCCGTCTGGGGCACGCCCCAGTCCCACGAGGACGACGCCCAGCGCGCGGTGCTCGCGGCCGAGGATCTGCGCCGCTGGCTCGACGTGGGCAACCGGCGCTGGCGCGAGCGCTGGGGCATCGAGATCCAGCTCGCCATGGGCGTGCACACCGGCTTCGCCGTGGCCGGCAACGTGGGCAGTGACAAGCGCATGGACTACACGGTCATCGGCGACACGGTGAACGTGGCCGCGCGTCTGGAGTCCATGGCCCAGCCAGGGCAGATCCTCGTGAGCGAGGCCACGCGCGAGCGGATCGGCGACGACTCCGTGGAGTTGGTGCCCGTGGGCGAGCGCCGGCTCCATGGCCGCTCCGCCGCCACGCGCACCTACGAGGTGCCGCTGTGA
- a CDS encoding serine/threonine-protein kinase — MRLEQGHLVAGRFQIVRALGEGGMGVVYEAEQFSLGRRVALKVMHPHIASAPGFAERFHREAQVLARLRHPGSVEVYDFGADEELIFIAMELVSGESLEAVLQREGVLSVPRAVGLAVQVLEVLRAAHALGIIHRDLKPANLFLESHPEGERVKVLDFGLATLSESWHTRITQAGTAVGTPGFMSPEQMRGGLVDGRSDLYALGCVLHELLTGSPPFPVGPSVEVSAAHLYRPVPSLREARPDLSFPAPLESAVMRAMEKLPTARPVDAAAMREELLAVLAEPVSAAPPARRGEGKKTGRPTPREVAPPGPVVGSAPVAVVSERTNASARLVESLNACGFQARFVEAAEPLLGFGALLVIAEGRASLARARELAARPDVPPVLVCGPAEDWELVTGALEGGVFDFIPLPPDPRDLTRKVSRAQKLKRQGSLPPPLPGAGPAGRGPGPTGR, encoded by the coding sequence GTGAGGCTCGAGCAGGGGCACCTGGTCGCGGGGCGCTTCCAGATCGTCCGCGCGCTGGGCGAGGGCGGCATGGGCGTGGTCTACGAGGCGGAGCAGTTCAGCCTCGGCCGCCGCGTCGCCCTCAAGGTGATGCACCCGCATATCGCCAGCGCTCCGGGCTTCGCGGAGCGTTTCCATCGCGAGGCCCAGGTGCTCGCCCGGCTGCGCCACCCGGGCTCGGTGGAGGTGTATGACTTCGGGGCCGACGAGGAGCTGATCTTCATCGCCATGGAGCTCGTGTCCGGCGAGTCCCTGGAGGCCGTGCTCCAGCGCGAGGGCGTGCTGTCGGTGCCCCGCGCCGTGGGCCTCGCCGTCCAGGTGCTGGAGGTGCTGCGGGCCGCCCACGCGCTCGGCATCATCCACCGGGATCTCAAACCCGCGAACCTCTTCCTGGAGTCCCACCCGGAGGGCGAGCGTGTGAAGGTGCTCGACTTCGGCCTCGCCACGCTGAGTGAGTCCTGGCACACACGCATCACCCAGGCGGGCACCGCCGTGGGCACTCCGGGCTTCATGTCCCCGGAGCAGATGCGGGGCGGGCTCGTGGACGGGCGGAGCGATCTCTACGCGCTGGGGTGTGTCCTCCACGAGCTGCTCACGGGCTCGCCTCCCTTTCCGGTGGGACCCTCGGTGGAAGTGTCCGCCGCGCACCTCTACAGGCCCGTGCCCTCGTTGCGCGAGGCCCGGCCCGACCTGTCGTTCCCGGCGCCTCTGGAGTCCGCCGTGATGCGGGCGATGGAGAAGCTGCCCACGGCGCGTCCGGTGGACGCCGCGGCCATGCGTGAGGAGTTGCTCGCCGTGCTCGCCGAGCCGGTGTCGGCCGCTCCTCCCGCGCGACGGGGCGAGGGAAAGAAGACGGGGCGGCCCACGCCGCGCGAAGTGGCTCCGCCGGGGCCCGTGGTGGGAAGCGCGCCCGTGGCCGTGGTGTCCGAGCGGACCAACGCCAGTGCGCGCCTGGTGGAGTCGCTCAACGCATGCGGCTTCCAGGCGCGCTTCGTCGAGGCGGCCGAGCCCCTGCTCGGCTTCGGCGCGCTGCTCGTCATCGCCGAGGGGCGCGCGTCGCTCGCTCGGGCGAGGGAATTGGCCGCGCGCCCGGATGTTCCGCCTGTCCTGGTGTGTGGTCCCGCGGAGGACTGGGAGCTGGTGACAGGCGCGCTGGAGGGGGGCGTGTTCGACTTCATCCCCCTTCCACCCGACCCGAGGGATCTGACCCGGAAGGTATCTCGTGCCCAGAAACTCAAACGTCAGGGTTCTCTCCCTCCTCCTCTTCCTGGTGCTGGGCCGGCCGGACGTGGCCCGGGCCCAACAGGCCGATGA
- a CDS encoding FecR domain-containing protein, whose amino-acid sequence MPRNSNVRVLSLLLFLVLGRPDVARAQQADDDVYVVQPGDTCASVGRRFFGDASTGSAKLHALNSMGPPPHTLKPGTRLRIKGDPDARLTFVKPEVNSKRAGRPDWLQANTGQGLWRLDSVNTLRSAGAEVTFRDLTRLQMNENALVVIYGQETQAPDKVKKSGAVELLQGELNVSLAELRGEPLGVKMPAATVDSRSRDLIVGVDAQQMTRLSVFDGQAEVAAQGQRVQVPRDHGTRVEKGKVPEKPRPLPEAPEWVGGVRSVRLLLDGAGVDETLPWAPVPRAASYRVELARDERFNDRLHTETVPAGPEPLKSVVPALAPGEYFARVRAVDAAGLPGRASAVRRVEVLRVKTQRGTLGPQGLQGTVPLEFSVDGAEALDARLDGAPVTLPLRVEAPGAHTLELRPRGLPDAPPERLTLTVSPPKAILALEPLGETFQARLRVFDEQGQPLDVAPTALTLRGLEGTRVEPLSRQEDGSWLARVVPVEREGRRVSSVEALWGDTSLARLEAQAPLPVAPPPPPPPAPAGPEVALTSLLSAPPGGRRDASPLPTAFLPRSLLVELRAQTGAASSGLDVAGGRAALSVEGRLGERVALGAALSMRPEALSRELSASLSGRVLLSDLPTLRVLLSFEGLFAGSAFAGETRGAWLRPALIAGGQWERWAWSTSQGYALRPGRTRATWESAYQGWFLPLPTLALGAEVDALVDATLEAPGPHAYAAGVGARWKWSGFEVGASVRHGFGPEGASVWGTWGGQVTLGWSGLLPPLPQ is encoded by the coding sequence GTGCCCAGAAACTCAAACGTCAGGGTTCTCTCCCTCCTCCTCTTCCTGGTGCTGGGCCGGCCGGACGTGGCCCGGGCCCAACAGGCCGATGACGACGTGTACGTGGTCCAGCCGGGAGACACCTGCGCCAGCGTGGGACGCAGGTTCTTCGGCGACGCCTCCACCGGCTCCGCGAAGCTGCACGCGCTCAACTCCATGGGCCCGCCGCCGCACACCCTGAAGCCGGGCACGCGGCTGCGCATCAAGGGCGATCCCGACGCCCGGCTCACCTTCGTCAAGCCCGAGGTCAACTCCAAGCGCGCCGGCAGGCCCGACTGGCTCCAGGCCAATACCGGCCAGGGCCTGTGGCGACTGGACTCCGTCAACACGCTGCGCTCGGCCGGCGCGGAGGTGACCTTTCGCGATCTCACCCGGCTGCAGATGAACGAGAACGCACTCGTCGTCATCTACGGCCAGGAGACCCAGGCGCCCGACAAGGTGAAGAAGTCCGGCGCCGTGGAGCTGCTCCAGGGCGAGCTGAACGTGTCGCTGGCGGAGCTGCGCGGCGAGCCGCTGGGCGTGAAGATGCCGGCGGCCACGGTGGACTCGCGCTCGAGGGATTTGATTGTCGGCGTGGACGCGCAGCAGATGACGCGGCTGTCCGTCTTCGACGGGCAGGCCGAGGTGGCCGCCCAGGGCCAGCGCGTGCAGGTGCCCCGGGATCATGGGACTCGGGTGGAGAAGGGCAAGGTGCCCGAGAAGCCCCGCCCGCTGCCCGAGGCGCCGGAGTGGGTGGGCGGCGTGCGCTCGGTGCGGCTGTTGCTGGATGGCGCGGGCGTGGACGAGACGTTGCCGTGGGCACCCGTGCCGCGTGCGGCGTCCTACCGGGTGGAGCTGGCGCGGGACGAGCGTTTCAATGATCGGCTGCACACGGAGACGGTCCCCGCCGGGCCGGAGCCGTTGAAGTCCGTGGTGCCCGCGCTGGCGCCCGGCGAGTACTTCGCGCGGGTGCGCGCCGTGGATGCCGCGGGTCTGCCAGGTCGGGCCTCCGCCGTGCGCCGGGTCGAGGTGCTCCGGGTGAAGACGCAGCGCGGAACCCTCGGGCCCCAGGGGCTCCAGGGAACCGTTCCCCTCGAGTTCTCCGTGGACGGCGCCGAGGCGCTGGACGCGCGGCTCGATGGCGCCCCCGTGACGCTACCCCTGCGCGTGGAGGCCCCGGGCGCGCACACGCTGGAGCTGCGGCCTCGCGGTCTGCCCGATGCGCCCCCGGAGCGGTTGACGCTCACCGTGTCGCCTCCGAAGGCGATCCTGGCGCTCGAGCCCCTGGGGGAGACGTTCCAGGCGCGGCTGCGCGTGTTCGATGAGCAGGGCCAGCCCCTGGACGTCGCCCCCACGGCGCTGACGCTGCGCGGTCTGGAGGGCACCCGGGTGGAGCCCTTGTCCCGTCAGGAGGATGGCTCGTGGCTGGCGCGCGTGGTGCCTGTCGAGAGGGAAGGGCGGCGGGTGAGCTCGGTGGAGGCGCTCTGGGGCGACACGTCCCTCGCGCGGCTCGAGGCCCAGGCTCCGCTTCCCGTCGCACCCCCGCCGCCGCCTCCCCCGGCTCCGGCGGGTCCCGAAGTGGCGTTGACGTCCCTGTTGAGTGCTCCCCCGGGAGGACGGCGCGACGCCTCGCCCCTGCCCACCGCCTTCCTGCCGCGCTCCCTGCTCGTCGAGCTGCGCGCCCAGACCGGCGCGGCCTCCTCGGGGCTGGACGTCGCGGGCGGGCGCGCCGCGCTCTCCGTGGAGGGACGGCTGGGCGAGCGCGTGGCCCTGGGCGCGGCGCTGTCAATGCGCCCCGAAGCTCTCTCCCGTGAGCTGTCGGCTTCCCTGTCGGGCCGGGTCCTGCTGTCGGATCTGCCCACCTTGCGCGTGCTGCTCTCCTTCGAGGGCCTGTTCGCGGGCTCGGCGTTCGCCGGAGAGACGCGCGGCGCGTGGTTGCGGCCGGCGTTGATCGCGGGAGGGCAGTGGGAGCGCTGGGCCTGGTCCACCAGCCAGGGGTACGCCCTGCGGCCCGGGCGGACGCGGGCGACCTGGGAGAGCGCGTACCAGGGATGGTTCCTGCCCCTGCCGACCCTGGCGCTTGGGGCGGAGGTGGATGCCCTGGTGGACGCCACGCTCGAGGCTCCGGGTCCTCATGCGTACGCGGCCGGGGTGGGGGCCCGTTGGAAGTGGAGCGGATTCGAAGTGGGCGCCTCGGTGCGCCATGGCTTCGGTCCGGAGGGAGCGAGTGTTTGGGGCACCTGGGGAGGGCAGGTGACGCTCGGCTGGTCGGGCCTGCTCCCGCCTCTGCCGCAGTAG
- a CDS encoding DUF2380 domain-containing protein has translation MRADSSRARGTGLLLALALLSNACVSLTPRPGPGRSLRYTPHDVTGPAVAGGVGEESPLVLDSQPLSSRGPEAPERLHRRRGSRETMTAVGPGSADATVWQSALAAHLAFRKGVGEVSGITRRISRELSRLRASNLGIAGAGNGIFVRYVDHGEAWLRWIDTELVAATELAAEASEVKDPDMQLALLRLAGPRLEAALMGSMLLAVWFDFLNLTDIALSRRLYGVEPLFMRMDGWQKMMEPSMRALSSLDPEQVESVAEDMPALVGHLTEEFAALLEAIHKGAKVLEKALVLKESMEALTTLSVLKFTLPALRAAAPAMLGASLMVGPNGVMMGTRMVVSAEWVEMVRQLVRAGVLSVPAVSAAVRIQAGQVMMAQAHGDLPRGVRDALGDAPEVRAMRVTGKTGAGMAEPPRHHVMPKEFREWFEKRGFTGKMRIDWFCVTLQQPHHQAIHGGGNWKLGRQWSGEWNRMIMKALRDAEVEAGQMLTRNVILEIVAERMRFYDIPMNFARCRGK, from the coding sequence ATGCGCGCTGACTCATCACGGGCGAGGGGGACAGGGCTGCTGCTCGCCCTGGCCCTCCTGTCCAATGCCTGTGTGTCGCTGACGCCTCGGCCCGGCCCGGGGCGGAGCCTTCGCTACACCCCCCACGACGTCACGGGGCCCGCGGTGGCCGGAGGGGTGGGCGAGGAGTCGCCGCTCGTCCTCGACTCCCAGCCGCTCTCCTCTCGTGGGCCCGAGGCGCCAGAGCGGCTGCACCGTCGCCGCGGCTCCCGGGAGACGATGACGGCGGTGGGCCCTGGCAGCGCCGACGCGACGGTGTGGCAGAGCGCCCTCGCGGCCCACTTGGCCTTTCGCAAGGGCGTGGGCGAGGTGTCCGGCATCACCCGCCGCATCTCCCGCGAGCTCTCCAGGCTCAGGGCCAGCAACCTCGGCATCGCTGGCGCGGGCAACGGCATCTTCGTCCGCTACGTGGACCATGGCGAAGCCTGGTTGCGGTGGATTGACACCGAGCTTGTCGCCGCCACGGAGCTTGCCGCCGAGGCGTCGGAGGTGAAGGACCCGGACATGCAGCTCGCCTTGCTTCGCCTCGCGGGCCCACGGCTGGAGGCAGCCCTGATGGGCTCCATGCTGCTGGCCGTGTGGTTTGACTTCCTCAACCTCACTGACATCGCGCTCTCCCGACGCCTCTACGGCGTGGAGCCGCTCTTCATGAGGATGGACGGCTGGCAGAAGATGATGGAGCCCTCCATGAGGGCGCTCTCCTCCCTGGATCCGGAGCAGGTGGAGTCAGTGGCGGAGGACATGCCCGCCCTGGTAGGCCACCTCACGGAAGAGTTCGCCGCACTTCTCGAGGCCATACACAAGGGGGCGAAAGTTCTCGAGAAGGCGCTGGTGCTGAAGGAGTCCATGGAGGCGCTCACCACCCTGTCGGTGCTGAAGTTCACGTTGCCCGCGCTGCGCGCGGCAGCTCCCGCCATGCTCGGGGCGAGCCTCATGGTGGGTCCCAACGGCGTGATGATGGGGACGCGGATGGTGGTGTCCGCCGAGTGGGTGGAGATGGTGCGCCAGTTGGTGCGAGCGGGCGTCCTCTCCGTGCCCGCCGTCAGCGCCGCCGTGCGGATTCAGGCGGGCCAGGTGATGATGGCGCAGGCGCACGGCGACCTCCCTCGGGGTGTGCGCGACGCGCTTGGCGATGCGCCCGAGGTGCGTGCCATGCGTGTGACGGGCAAAACGGGCGCTGGCATGGCCGAGCCCCCGCGTCATCACGTCATGCCCAAGGAGTTCCGCGAGTGGTTCGAGAAGCGCGGCTTCACCGGCAAGATGAGAATCGACTGGTTCTGCGTCACGCTTCAGCAGCCGCACCATCAGGCGATTCACGGCGGTGGAAACTGGAAGCTGGGGCGCCAATGGTCCGGCGAATGGAACCGGATGATCATGAAGGCGCTGCGGGACGCGGAGGTTGAAGCTGGCCAGATGTTGACGCGGAATGTGATCCTGGAGATCGTCGCGGAGCGTATGAGGTTCTATGACATCCCGATGAACTTCGCCCGTTGTCGAGGGAAATGA
- a CDS encoding NUDIX hydrolase has translation MTDGRSWEGNWKVRLYERVRERGYDSLTAFAEARPTASLVALAEELGPDDIAGVQVFSGLLTEAKRRKQVTRLVRGQLVRELWACLPNGWPVVMDEANRLKVAKAIGLWSSLTPTTHEERVEQARAALRATPPPPGWLPRGPDDELLLTLLPDEES, from the coding sequence ATGACCGACGGACGTTCCTGGGAGGGAAACTGGAAGGTGCGCCTGTACGAGCGGGTCCGCGAGCGGGGCTACGACTCGCTCACTGCCTTCGCCGAGGCGCGCCCGACCGCTTCGCTGGTGGCGCTGGCCGAGGAGTTGGGTCCGGACGATATTGCAGGCGTGCAGGTGTTCAGCGGACTGCTGACCGAAGCGAAGCGGCGCAAGCAGGTCACGCGCCTTGTGCGCGGCCAGCTCGTGCGAGAACTGTGGGCGTGTCTTCCAAATGGCTGGCCGGTCGTTATGGATGAGGCCAACCGGCTCAAGGTCGCCAAGGCAATTGGATTGTGGAGTTCCTTGACCCCAACAACCCATGAAGAACGTGTCGAGCAGGCCAGGGCAGCGCTCCGTGCCACGCCACCACCACCCGGGTGGCTCCCTCGCGGGCCCGACGACGAGCTGCTGCTGACGCTCCTGCCCGACGAAGAATCCTGA
- a CDS encoding NUDIX hydrolase: protein MSEGRSWEGNWKVRLYERVRERGYDSLTAFAEARPIASLVALAEELGPDDIAGVQVFSGLLAEAERSRRVTRLIRGQLVRELAEALPNGWPTVLDDANRFDVAHALARWGTFTPEPHKERVRRIGDALLATPPPAGWLPRGPDDELLLTLLPDEPV from the coding sequence ATGAGCGAGGGCCGTTCCTGGGAGGGTAACTGGAAGGTGCGCCTGTACGAGCGGGTCCGCGAGCGAGGTTACGACTCTCTCACCGCCTTCGCCGAGGCGCGCCCTATTGCCTCGCTGGTGGCGCTGGCCGAGGAGCTTGGCCCGGACGACATCGCGGGAGTGCAGGTGTTTAGCGGGTTGCTTGCCGAGGCGGAGCGAAGCCGCCGGGTCACGCGCTTGATACGCGGCCAACTCGTGCGCGAGCTGGCTGAAGCACTCCCCAACGGCTGGCCGACCGTGCTCGACGACGCAAACCGTTTCGACGTTGCCCATGCACTTGCCCGTTGGGGGACCTTCACTCCAGAGCCCCATAAGGAGCGCGTCAGGCGAATCGGTGATGCGCTCCTTGCCACGCCACCACCAGCCGGTTGGCTCCCGCGCGGGCCTGACGACGAGCTGCTGCTCACGCTCCTGCCCGACGAACCAGTCTAG